In a genomic window of bacterium:
- the selD gene encoding selenide, water dikinase SelD: protein MTINTTRRKAVMTRSIKLGHCICNPKQGCPCQTFKDYNVCSCAGEKMPSRPQDIALTKHVRKAGCASKIGQADLLRILSKLPPVTDPNVIVGAAAGDDAGIYRIDDRFALVQTVDVFTPCVDNAYLFGQIAAANSVSDIYAMGGKPITALSVIGFPIDELDGSIMEAILRGGMDKLAEAGCSLIGGHSINDEEIKCGFAVTGLIDTNAIFEHDAIQPGDALVLTKPLGTGIVCFAAQLGRISGECLDEAGASMATLNRDAAELMAAFDGHACTDVTGYGLAGHLVEMVRDNGLMAEIDMSAIPVFASVGECIRNDILPGAIERNQEYSMAWVRVTGTGDSTYLPILYDPQTSGGLLVSLPEEKAGAFADEMRSRGHAAASVIGRIVEKEDSRSGVRVVVTNTELRNFFGKHGGLIMADKNDVTGTPRPDEPVRQAPPDSSCCENPPELECCPSPPAFTDETAADSLSLFNDFMKKVSGEGLIDRRTKKLMEIALSVAQRCKPCLIYHIKSARSMGITKPEIEEAAHLGVAFAGCPALTLYKEVCRELNV, encoded by the coding sequence ATGACGATAAATACGACCCGACGTAAAGCGGTCATGACGCGTTCGATCAAACTGGGGCACTGCATCTGCAATCCGAAACAGGGCTGCCCGTGCCAGACCTTCAAAGACTACAACGTCTGTTCCTGCGCGGGGGAGAAAATGCCTTCCAGACCGCAGGATATAGCCCTGACAAAACATGTCCGTAAAGCCGGATGCGCTTCAAAGATCGGGCAGGCCGACCTCCTGCGTATTCTGAGCAAGCTCCCGCCGGTCACCGATCCCAATGTCATCGTGGGCGCCGCCGCCGGTGATGACGCCGGGATTTACCGTATCGACGACCGTTTCGCTCTCGTGCAGACAGTCGATGTTTTCACCCCCTGTGTGGACAACGCTTACCTTTTCGGCCAGATTGCCGCGGCCAATTCGGTGAGCGATATCTATGCAATGGGGGGTAAACCAATCACAGCCCTGTCGGTCATCGGGTTTCCCATAGACGAACTGGACGGCTCCATCATGGAGGCAATTCTGCGCGGCGGAATGGACAAGCTCGCCGAGGCCGGCTGCTCCCTCATCGGGGGACACAGCATCAACGACGAGGAGATAAAGTGCGGCTTCGCGGTAACCGGGCTCATCGACACAAACGCCATATTCGAACATGATGCCATACAACCCGGCGACGCTCTCGTACTCACCAAACCGCTCGGAACGGGTATCGTCTGTTTTGCCGCACAGCTTGGCCGTATCAGCGGCGAATGCCTCGACGAAGCCGGCGCTTCAATGGCCACGCTCAACAGGGACGCCGCCGAACTCATGGCCGCCTTTGATGGCCATGCCTGCACCGATGTCACGGGGTACGGGCTTGCCGGTCACCTCGTCGAAATGGTGCGAGACAACGGCCTGATGGCGGAGATAGACATGTCCGCCATTCCGGTTTTCGCCTCTGTGGGGGAATGCATCCGGAACGATATTCTCCCCGGCGCAATCGAGCGCAACCAGGAATACTCCATGGCATGGGTGCGTGTAACCGGTACAGGCGACAGCACGTACCTTCCCATTCTGTACGATCCCCAGACTTCCGGCGGCCTTCTGGTTTCCCTCCCGGAAGAGAAAGCCGGGGCGTTTGCCGACGAGATGAGGAGCCGCGGGCATGCCGCAGCATCGGTCATCGGCAGAATCGTCGAAAAAGAGGACAGCCGGTCCGGGGTACGGGTAGTAGTCACCAATACGGAACTCCGGAACTTTTTTGGAAAACACGGAGGATTGATCATGGCGGATAAGAACGATGTGACAGGCACGCCGCGGCCGGATGAACCGGTTCGGCAGGCTCCCCCGGATTCCTCGTGCTGCGAAAACCCGCCCGAATTGGAGTGCTGCCCCTCTCCGCCGGCTTTTACCGATGAAACGGCGGCTGATTCGCTCTCGCTGTTCAACGATTTCATGAAGAAGGTCTCCGGGGAAGGCCTCATCGACAGGCGCACCAAGAAGCTCATGGAAATAGCCCTGTCTGTCGCCCAGCGCTGTAAACCCTGCCTGATTTACC